The Methylococcus sp. Mc7 genomic sequence CCTGACCGCCGAGGTGGCGGCCTATCCCGGCCGTGCCTTCCCCGGCGAAGTCTACGCCGTGGACCCGCGCCTCGAAGAGGAAAGCCGTACCTTGCGGGTGAGGGCGCGCCTGCCGAACCGGGACCAGGCGCTGCGTCCGGGTATGTTCGCCCGTATCCATCTGGCGCTGGGGGCGGCGCGCCGGGCGCTGTTCGTGCCGGAATCCGCCCTGGTGGTGAAGGGCAGCTCGGCTTCGGTGTTCCGGGTGGTTTCCGGCACAGCGGTCGCGACCCCGGTGGCGATCGGCGCGCGCTACAAGGGCAAGGTCGAGATCGTGCAGGGCCTCGCCGAGGGCGACAGCGTCGTGACCGAAGGCCAGGTCAAGCTCCGGGACGGCGCTCCGGTCGCGGTTCTGGAAGCGAAGAAAAATCCGCCCGCCCCATGATGCTGAGCGACGTTTCCATCCGGCGGCCGGTCCTGGCGACGGTGATGAGCCTCGCCTTGGTGCTGGTGGGGCTGATGTGCTTTCAGCGCCTGCCGGTGCGGGAATACCCCAACATCGACGCGCCCATGGTCTCGGTCCGCAGCGTTTACAAGGGCGCCAGTTCGGAGGTGATCGAGAGCCAGGTGACGCGGCCGCTGGAGGATTCGCTGTCCGGCATCGAAGGCATCCGGACCATGAAGTCGGTCAGCCGCGAAGAGGTCAGCCAGATCACCATCGAGTTCAACATCAGCCGCGACCAGGATTCGGCGGCGGCCGACGTGCGCGACCGGGTGTCGCGGGTGAGGGCCCGGCTGCCGCGCGAGATCGACGAGCCCGTCATCAGCAAGATCGACGCCGACGCCCAGCCGATCCTGTGGCTCGCCTTCTCCAGCGACCGCCACGGTCCCCTGGAAATCACCGATTTCGCCGACCGTTACGTGCAGGACCGGCTGCAGACGCTGTCCGGCGTCGCCAGCGTGATCATCGGCGGCGAACGCCGCTATGCCATGCGGCTGTGGCTGAACCGGGAGCGGATGGCGGCCCACGGGGTGACGGTGCAGGACGTCGAGGCCGCGCTGCAGAAGCGCAACGTCGAACTGCCGGGCGGACGCATCGAGAGCGCCCAGCGCGAGTTCACCGTGTTCAGCGAGACCGACCTGAAGACGGTCGAAGAATTCAACGCCTTGATCGTGCGCGAAGTGAACGGCTTTCCGGTGCGGTTGTCGGACATCGGCCGGGCCGATCTGGGGGCGGCGGACGAGCGGAACATCGTGCGGGTGAACGGCAACCCGGCGGTGGCGCTGGGCGTGGTCAAGCAGGCCACGGCCAACACCCTGGAGGTGGCTCGGTCGGTTCGGGCGGAACTGCCGAAGATCCTGGAAACCCTGCCGGAAGGGATGGAGCTGGAGGTTTCCTTCGACACGTCCCAGTTCATCGACGAATCCATCCATTCCGTCTACGAGACGCTGGCCGAGTCCCTGGGGCTGGTGACGCTGGTCACCTGGCTGTTCCTGCGCTCGGTGCGCGCGACCCTGATCCCGTTCGTGACCATCCCGGTCTCCTTGATCGGCGCCTTCATCTTTATTTATGCGCTGGGGTTTTCGGTCAACATCCTGACCCTGCTGGCGCTGGTGCTCGCCATCGGCCTGGTGGTGGACGACGCCATCGTGATGATGGAGAACATCTACCGGCGCATCGAACGCGGCGCGCACCCCTTCCGGGCGGCGGTCGAGGGCAGCCGGGAAATCGCCTTCGCCGTGATCGCCATGACGCTGACGCTGGCGTCCGTATTCGCGCCGCTGGCGTTCATGAGCGGCAACACCGGCCGCCTGTTCTCCGAGTTCGCCCTGGCGGTGTCCTGCGCGGTGCTGGTTTCCGGTTTCGTGGCGCTGACGCTGACTCCGATGATGTGCTCACGCTTGCTGAAGCCACCCGCCGGCGGAGGGGCCGGGCATGTCGAATCGGGTGAGGCATCTGGATTCGCGGGGCTCTACCGGAAGCGGCTCGAAGCCGCCTTGCGGCGCCGCTGGGCCGTGATCGGGGTGATGCTGGGCATCGGCGCGGGCGCGGTTTTCCTGTTCGGCGCCCTCAACGCCGAGCTGTCGCCGCTGGAGGACCGCGGCAACATCATCATCGTGATCGCGGCCCCGGAGGGTGCGACCGTGGAGTACACCGACCGCTACGCCCGCGAAATCGAGGCGATGGTCCAGCCGATCCCGGAAGTCAGGAGCTATTTCATGGTGGTGGCGCCGGGTCTGGACCGGCCGAACCCGGTGAATTCCGCGATCGGCTTCGTGCGCCTGAAGCCCTGGGACCAGCGCAAGCGCTCCCAGCAGGAGATTGCGGCGACCCTGTTGCCGAAGCTGATGGCCTTGCCGGGAGTGATGGCTTTCGCCATCAATCCTCCTTCCCTGGGGCAGAGCTTCCGCAGTCCGCCGGTGCAGTTCGTGATCCAGGGCCCGACCTACGAAAAGCTCGACGGCGTAGCGGCGCAGCTCGTCGACCGGGCCCGCCAGTACGCCGGCATGGTCAATGCCGATTCCGACCTCAAGCTCGACAAGCCGCAGATCAGCGTGCAGGTGAACCGGGAAAAGGCCGCCGACGTCGGGGTCGACGTCGACGAGATCGGCCGGACGCTGCAGACCCTGCTCGGCGGGCGCCAGGTGACGCGCTTCAAGAAGGGCGGCGAGCAGTACGACGTGATCGTCGAACTGGAGGACGCCGCGCGGACGACCGTGAACGACGTGGGCTCGATCTACCTGCGCAGCGCCGGCGGCGGGCTGGTTCAGCTCGCCAACCTGGTGGAAACCCGGGAAAAAGGGGCGGCGAAGGAACTCAACCATTTCAACCGACTGCGTTCGGCGGTCCTGTCCGCCAGCGTCGCGCCCGGCTTCACTTTGGGCGAGGCCCTGGCCTATCTCGGCGCGGCGGCGAAGGAGATTCTGCCGGCGGATTTCAAGACCGACCTCGACGGCCAGTCACGCGAGTTTGCCGAATCCAGCCGCACGCTCTACCTGACCTTCGTGTTCGCGCTGCTGTTCATTTATCTGGTGCTCGCGGCGCAGTTCGAGAGTTTCTCCGATCCCTTCATCATCATGCTCACCGTGCCACTGGCCGTCACCGGCGCGCTGCTTTCTTTGAAATGGACCGGCGGCACCCTGAACGTCTACAGCCAGATCGGCATGATCATGCTGATCGGCCTGGTGACCAAGAACGGCATCCTGATCGTCGAATTCGCCAACCAGCTCAGGAGGGAAGGGCGCGGCGCCCTGCAGGCCGTGGTCGAAGCTTCGGTGCTGCGCTTCCGGCCGATCCTGATGACCTCCCTGACCATGATTCTGGGCGCCCTGCCGTTGGCCCTGTCGTCGGGCGCCGGGGCCGAGAGCCGGCGGCAGATCGGCTGGGTCATCGTCGGCGGACTGCTCATCGGCACGGTGTTCACGGTGTTCATCATCCCGGCCGTTTACACCCTGCTGTCCAGGCCGCCGAAGGCGCCGGACGAGGGGAACGAAAGGGCGGCCGGCGTGGTCTAGAGTGGTACTGCGCGCCCGGCTGGCGGCCAGTCCTTTCCAATCCAGAAATGAGCCTGAAGGAGGGTTCTGAGTGAACCTGTTCAGGCGGCGGGTTGTTGGGCTGTGTTGATGTATTGGAACAGTTCGGTGCGCGCCTGGTTGAGGAGTCGCGCGGCCTCATTGTCGCTGATGGCGTAGGCGATTTCATCCAGTTGTTTGAAGGAGATGCCGGGCTTGAGGTACTGCTCGGCCTCGGGCAGGGATTTGAGTTTTTCGTAGGGGGTCATGAGATTGGCGTAGGGATAGCGCTTGCGCCGTTTGCCCTTGGCGTCGACGACCGCCTCGGGGAAGAGGCAGGGGCGGTGGAAGTTGAGATAGGGGGTGAGGACGCCGCTGGAGAAGGCGTTGACCCGCGCGGCGAAGCGTCCGGGGATGTGGGCATAGCCGAGGTGCTTGCGCACGACGGAGCCGTTCTTGCTTTCGACGAGGGCGTTGTCGTTGGTCTGGCGGGCGCGGGACTTGGTGAAGTCGATGCGCAGTTTCTCCAGGAGTTGGGCGACCCGGTGGTTGATGTACTCCGAACCGTTGTCGGAGTGGAAGCCGAGGATGACGAAGGGGAAGCTGTCGAGGAGCTGGTTGAGCGCCGGGATGAGGAAGCGCTCGCTGATCCGTTCGACGCTGACGACGCACTGCATCTGGGTGGCCTCGTCGACGGCGTTGAGGTGGTAGAGGCCCTTGATGCCGTCGAGATCGCCCTGATGGACGGAATCGACGCGCAGGAAGCCGGGGCGTCCGTCCGGAAAGGGTTTGCGGCGCTCGCCGATGGCGACGGGCGTGGGGCGGGTCTTGTCGTAGTGAGTGCGCTGCCGCCGATAGGTCGTGGAGTGGCGGAGGTTGTAGAGGCCGCCGTTGGAGATGCGGGCGAGGCGGACGAAGCGCTGATCCGAGAAGACGTGGAAGGCGCGCTCGCAGAGCTTGCGGGTGGCGGGGCCGGAGAGGGTGCCGTGGAGGGCATCGAGTTCGGCCAGGAGCACGGCATCCTGGGGCAGATAGCGACGCTGAAAGGCGTTGGCCGGCCGACCGCGGTGGTCGCGTACCCGTCCCGTTCGGCGGTACTGCGCGATCAGGCGGGTGATCTGGGCGCGGGAGAAGCCGCTGACCTTGATCAGGTAATCCCGGACGATCCCCTTGTCGGCCTTGCCGAGGCGCAGGTAACCGAGCTGACAGAGCGAGGACTCGATCCAGCCATAGGCCTCCGGGCGGGAGGGTACGGTGAAGTCCAGCGGTGAGGCGCCATCCAGGAAGGCCCGGATCTCGTCGAGGGTTTGAAGGCGTTGGGTATGCAGTTTCACGATCATCCTCCGATGATCCCAAAACCCACCCCCTTCAGGCTCACCTTCCGGTGGAATCACGCCCCTCCTTCAGGCTCATCTTCCGTTGGACAAGGCTCGGCCTTTAATTCAAGGGTTGTCTATGTTAGTCTGCCCGCGCGCAATGCCATGCCGCCGCGCCGTTACGGACGTGGTGTGCTCGCGGGGCTTAATGAGTGCGGGCTCCGGCGATTATTAGAATAAATCACTACATTCAGCGAGGGACGTCTCCAATGATAAGAACGAAATTTCTTAAGTGCGGCCTGTTGGCTGCGGTTCTGGGCCTTGGCGCCCTGATTCCGGCGACCCTGTGGGCGCATGGCGGCGGTTCCGGCGTCGACGTGGACTCCTGCCGTATCCCGGTAGGCGGCTTCTGGGTCCATTTCACCGCTTATCAGCCGCAGCTCACCGGCACCACCGAATACTGCGACAAGATCCCGGAAACCGGATCCACCACCCTGGTCTTCGACTATGAAGGCAAGGCGCTCCGCAACATGACCGTCGAGTTCGAAATCACCAAGGAGCCCGAAGGCAGCCGCGTGTTCTACCAGGCGCCGGCGGCGTATCCCACCGGCACCGTGAACGCCACCATCAATTTCACCGAGCCTTCCAACTATCTGGCGCACGTAACGCTGGTGAACGACAGCCAGAAGATCGACGCGCACATTCCCTTCAAGGTGGGCGTCAACCAGACCAGCCTTTCCGGGACCACCTGGATCATCATCCTGGTGATCGTCGTCGCGCTCGGCTACATCCTCTATCTCTCGAATGCGGGCTTCAAGAAAGTCGTGGATTCGCTGCTGCTGATCAAGAAGAAAACCTAAAGGTACCGGCCCATCGCCCGGCTGGCCGGGTGATGGGCGCTTCGAGTCTGCTTTTGCATTTTCCAGTCACCGTGCCTTGGTTAACATGATCATGATCAAACGCTCTTTGTCGGCAGCGCTGGGGTCTGCCTTTCTGGCCTGGTCCGCAAGTGCGCCGGCCGTGACCGCCATACCCGAAACCAAGAAAGTCGAGCTCGGCGAAGTCGAGCCGTTCTGCAACAGTGGAGCGCCGGCGGACTGGCGCAAGGCCCAGGTGCTGGAAGGGGTGGAAATCCGGGAGTCCAGGCTGTGCAATCCCGACAGCCCCGCCGAAATCGCGGCGTTCGTGAAGGGCACGAACAACATCTCCATGCAGACGCTGATGGACACCAACCTGGCCGCCGATGCCCTCATCCTGTCGAACGACATGGACAACGACGGCGACCCGGACCATTACATCATCAAGCTCGAAGTCATGGAGCTGAACGGCCACTCGCCGGATTTCGCCGGCGTCGTGCCGACCTACGACATCGCGCCCGGCATCGAGCCGGCGTTCTGGGTGTTCGCGCCCAAGACCCGCGACATGTCCACCCGCAGCTTCGCCAGCGCCGAAGCCAACCCCATGTTGCGCATGCCGGCGCCGGTCATTCGCGTCGAGCAGGGCGACGTCATCTGGCTGGTCCTGGAGAACACCCATTATTTCCCGCACTCCATCCATCTCCACGGGGTGGACCATCCTTACATGGATTTCAGCGGCGAGGGCAACGACGGCGTCGGGCAGACCAGCGCGATGGACGTGATGCCGGGCCAGAGCAAGACCTACGTGATCAAGCCGCGCCAGGCCGGCACTCAGTACTACCACTGCCATGTCCAGCCGCATACCCATATTCCGCTGGGGCTGGCGGGCATGTTCATCGTCGAGGAAAACCGTCCGAACAACTGGGTGCAGGTCTTCAATGTCGGTGCAGGGCAGGTGCGGCATCCCTCCAAGGCGGTGGCGGAAAAGTACGATGCCGAGTACGACCTGCACTACCAGTCGGTCGACAAGGATTTGCACAAGCTGCCGCAGTCGTTCAACGATCCGCGGCTGATCGCCCGCGCCATCAATCAGGAATACGACATCACCGACGCGACCGACGACTATTACCTCCTCAACGGCCGGGCCTTCCCGTATACCCTCCGGGAATCCCTGGTGGTAGTGGAGCCCAACCAGAAGATCAAGCTGCGGGTGCTCAACGGCCACACCGAGGTTCTCGCGCTGCACACGCATGGCCACAAGGCCGTGGAGACGCATTACGATGGTGTCGAACAGCGGCCGGAAGCTCGGGTGCGGCGCGATGTGTACACCCTCGCGCCGGCCCAGCGCCTGGACTTGGAGCTGGAAACCGTCGACGACGGCCTACGCAGCTTCGGCCCCGGTCTTTGGATGATGCACGATCACGTCGAGCGGGCGTTCACGACCGATGGCATGGGCGAGGGCGGCAGTCTCAACTTAATCGCCTATAAGCAGTATCTCGACGAAAACGGTACGCCCCATACCCACGGCATGAGTCTGGCCCAGTATTTCACCAAGAAATACTGGGAGCGGAAGATTTCGCCCTGGCAGGAAGTGTTCGACGCCAGCCTCGGCGATCCCGAGACTTTCGTCAAGGCGGAGGCCAAGCCAGCCGCTGCCGCCAAGCCGGCGGCTCCCGCGGCCGAGCCGGCGGCGCCGGGCAACACCGGCCGCAACCTGTTTCTGGGACTCCTGCTGGGTATCGCCGGCTATTTCGCCTATCTGAACCGGGCGAAGCTGCTGGAAACCGCATCCGAGTGGATCGCCGCCGTACGGAATAAATAGACATGAATACCAAGTCGATCACGACCCGTTTGAGTTACCTTTGTTCGGCCGGGCTGTTCGCCGTCAGCGTTGGCGCCGCGGCCGCGGAGAAGACCGAAATCAAGGAACACACCCGGCTCATGGACCATGGCGACGGCCACCTGATGGACATGGACGGCGGCATGATCATGGGGCAGAACAAGGACAAGCTGCCGGGCGGCTGCAGCAGGATCGCCGAAGACGCGGAAATCACCGTTCGGGCGGGGCACAAGTACGCGAAGGACTTCCCGGGCACCATGTATGGATTCAGCGAGCACGAGTGGCGCTTCAAGCCTTGCACGCGGCTCACCGTCCATTTCATCAACGAGGACAACATCCGCCACCAGTGGATGATGCACGGCCTGCCCAAGTACCTGTACGACAAGGGCATGTTCCATCTGGAGGTCACGGGCCCCGCGAAGATCAGCGGCACGCTGATCCTGCCCAAGGAGGACCGGACCTACCTGGTGCACTGCGACATCGCCCAGCACATGGAAAAGGGCATGAAGGGTGAACTGATCGTGGGCAAGGGCAGCGGCACCTTCCCGACCATTCCCGGCGTGACCGATGCCGCGATCCCGGACAATTACACGCCGGGTCCCGACGGCAAGGTGCAGCCGGCGGTGGCGCCGCCGACCGCCGGTGCGGAGAAACCCGGTGAGTCCACGGTGAAAAAGCCTGAACAGACCGCGGCGGCGCCGTCCGGTTCCTGGTTCTCCGGCAGCCTGGTGCTGGGGATCGTGCTCGGCGTGTTCGGAACTCCGATTGCCTTGCGGGTGGGCCGCGAGCGCCTGAGTGGCATGACGGGCGGCGACGTGCTGGCCATGGTCGGCGGTTTCCTCGGCCACATGATCGACATCACGCTCGGCCTCATCAGCCGGCTGATGCACTCGGCTCGCGGCAAGAAGAAATAGCGGGCCGGACGGGGGATCTCGTACCCCGAGGGGAAGGCGTCTTCGAGGAAGGCGCCTTTTTTCTTGCGAACCGTTTCGTCGACCACAGAACATGTGCGGAATTGCGGGGCTCGTCCTGAAAGGGCGGAGCGTCCAGGCAGACATGCTCCAGCCCATGATCGAGCGCCTGGCCCATCGCGGGCCGGACGGTCACGGGGTGTTCGCCGAAGGCGGATTCGGTCTGGCCCATACCCGTCTGTCAATCATCGATCTCAGCGGCGGACGTCAGCCCATTCTGGCCGACGATGGCAGGCTCGCCGTGGTCGCCAACGGCGAAATCTACAACTACGTCGAGCTCCGCGAGGCGCTGGAGCGGGAAGGGCGCCGCTTCGCCACCCATTCCGACAGCGAAACCATCCCGCACGCTTACTCGCTCGACCCGGAGGGATTCGCCGAGCGCCTCAACGGCATGTTCGCATTCGCGCTGTACGACGGCTTCCGCCGGCGGCTGGTGCTGGGGCGCGACCGTTTGGGGATCAAGCCCTTGTTCTACGCCGCGCTGCCCGACCGCCTGGTGTTCGCTTCCGAGCTGAAGGCGATTCTGCCGCTGCTGCCGAACGCGCCCACGATCGACGCCGGCGCCTTTTCCCAGTTCCTGCACGCGCATTGCTCGACCGGAGAGCACACCCTGTTTGCCGGCATCCGGCGCCTCGGGCCGGGCGAGATCCTCGAAGTCGACGCGGAGCTGAACCTGCGCAAGCGGCGCTACTGGACGCCGCTCGATGTGACGACCCGGCCGCTGGATTTCGCCGAGGCCGAGGCCGAATTCGAGGGGCTGTTCGAACAGGTGATGAAGGAGCACGTCCGCTCCGACGTGCCCTACGGCTTGTTCCTGTCCGGCGGCAACGATTCGGCGATCCTGCTGGCGATGCTCAGCCGCCTGCAGGCGCAGCCGGTGCGGACGTTCTCGATCGGCTACGTCGATGCGGCGATGAAGGACGAGCTGGGGGATGCCGAGCGGATCGCGCAGGTGTTCGGCAGCCGGCACACGTCGATCCGGTTGCGCCGCGAAGACCTGTTCCGGCGGATTCCCCACACGGTGTGGGCCGCCGACGACCTGATGCGGGACTACGCCAGTTTTCCGACCTCGGCGCTGTCCGAGGCCGCGGCGAAGGAGCTCAAGGTGGTGTTCGCCGGCGAAGGCGGCGACGAGGCCTTCGGCGGCTACCGGCGCTACCGGCAGCCCCGGCTGGTCTGGCTCGCCAAGAACCTCCTGGCGCCGGGGACGGGCGGCTTCCGCACCCGCAGCGAATGGTGGCGCAAGCGCTCGCAGCGCCTGTTCGGGCCGGCGCTGGCGGCCGAGCGGCGGAACTTCCGTGCGCCTTACCTCAAAGCCTGGGGCGAGGCGCCCGCGGCCTGGAGCCATCTGCAGCATTGCCAGTACACCGATCTGGTCACGGACCTGCCGGACAGTCTGCTGGTCAAGGTGGACCGGATGATGATGGGTTTCGGCCTGGAAGGGCGGGTGCCCTTCCTCGATCACCGGGTCGTCGAATTCGGCCTGGGGTTGCCCGATGCGCTCAAGACCGACGGTGAGCGGCCCAAGATATTCCTGCGCCGCTGGGCCGAGCGCCATGTCCCTAAGGACCATCTCTACACCAAGAAACGCGGCTTCACCGTGCCGGTGCGGGAATGGCTGGGCGGGGAGGTGCTGGACCGGCTGGAAGGCAAGCTCTCGGCCAACCCGGCGATTGCCGAGTGGTTCGACACCCGGCATTTTCCAGCCCTGTTCCAGGCGCAGCGCAAGAAGGGCAATGCCAGCCGGGAAATCTTCTGCCTGATGCAGTTTGCGATCTGGCACCGGCTATTTCTCGAGCGGCCGGGGCTCAAGCCGTCGCCCGACGAGGACCCGCTCGACTGGATCAGCTGAGCGGAGCGCCTCTTTCGGCCAGCAGTTCCCGGTAGACCGCCAGGTTGCCTTCCACCATGCCTTCGACCGAGAATTCGCGGTCGATCAACGCCTGTCCGCGCTTGCCCATTTCCCGCGCCAGTTCCGGGTCATCGAGCAGGCGGCGGATGGCGGCAGCCAGGGCCGCGGCATCGCCCGGCGGGACCAGCAGTCCGTTTTCGCCGTCGCGCACGGCTTCGGGAATTCCGCCGGCGCGCGACGCCACGATGGGGACGCCGGCCGCGGCGGCCTGCAGCAGCGAGATGCCCAGCCCTTCGCGCGAGGCCGGATGTACCACCAGGTCCAGGCAGGGCAGGATGCGCGGCAGATCGTCCCGGAAGCCGGCGAAATGGACGCGATCGGTAAGATCCAGCCTGCGGGCGGTTTCGATCAGGGAGGATTCCAGCGGCCCCTTGCCGAAAATGAGGACATGCAGCCCCGGATAGCGCCCGGCCAATTCGGGGAGGGCTTCGAGCAGGAAGCGGTGGCCCTTGCGCTCGATGAGCTGGGCGATCACGCCGATCGCCGTGCAGTTCT encodes the following:
- a CDS encoding efflux RND transporter permease subunit, yielding MMLSDVSIRRPVLATVMSLALVLVGLMCFQRLPVREYPNIDAPMVSVRSVYKGASSEVIESQVTRPLEDSLSGIEGIRTMKSVSREEVSQITIEFNISRDQDSAAADVRDRVSRVRARLPREIDEPVISKIDADAQPILWLAFSSDRHGPLEITDFADRYVQDRLQTLSGVASVIIGGERRYAMRLWLNRERMAAHGVTVQDVEAALQKRNVELPGGRIESAQREFTVFSETDLKTVEEFNALIVREVNGFPVRLSDIGRADLGAADERNIVRVNGNPAVALGVVKQATANTLEVARSVRAELPKILETLPEGMELEVSFDTSQFIDESIHSVYETLAESLGLVTLVTWLFLRSVRATLIPFVTIPVSLIGAFIFIYALGFSVNILTLLALVLAIGLVVDDAIVMMENIYRRIERGAHPFRAAVEGSREIAFAVIAMTLTLASVFAPLAFMSGNTGRLFSEFALAVSCAVLVSGFVALTLTPMMCSRLLKPPAGGGAGHVESGEASGFAGLYRKRLEAALRRRWAVIGVMLGIGAGAVFLFGALNAELSPLEDRGNIIIVIAAPEGATVEYTDRYAREIEAMVQPIPEVRSYFMVVAPGLDRPNPVNSAIGFVRLKPWDQRKRSQQEIAATLLPKLMALPGVMAFAINPPSLGQSFRSPPVQFVIQGPTYEKLDGVAAQLVDRARQYAGMVNADSDLKLDKPQISVQVNREKAADVGVDVDEIGRTLQTLLGGRQVTRFKKGGEQYDVIVELEDAARTTVNDVGSIYLRSAGGGLVQLANLVETREKGAAKELNHFNRLRSAVLSASVAPGFTLGEALAYLGAAAKEILPADFKTDLDGQSREFAESSRTLYLTFVFALLFIYLVLAAQFESFSDPFIIMLTVPLAVTGALLSLKWTGGTLNVYSQIGMIMLIGLVTKNGILIVEFANQLRREGRGALQAVVEASVLRFRPILMTSLTMILGALPLALSSGAGAESRRQIGWVIVGGLLIGTVFTVFIIPAVYTLLSRPPKAPDEGNERAAGVV
- a CDS encoding DDE-type integrase/transposase/recombinase encodes the protein MKLHTQRLQTLDEIRAFLDGASPLDFTVPSRPEAYGWIESSLCQLGYLRLGKADKGIVRDYLIKVSGFSRAQITRLIAQYRRTGRVRDHRGRPANAFQRRYLPQDAVLLAELDALHGTLSGPATRKLCERAFHVFSDQRFVRLARISNGGLYNLRHSTTYRRQRTHYDKTRPTPVAIGERRKPFPDGRPGFLRVDSVHQGDLDGIKGLYHLNAVDEATQMQCVVSVERISERFLIPALNQLLDSFPFVILGFHSDNGSEYINHRVAQLLEKLRIDFTKSRARQTNDNALVESKNGSVVRKHLGYAHIPGRFAARVNAFSSGVLTPYLNFHRPCLFPEAVVDAKGKRRKRYPYANLMTPYEKLKSLPEAEQYLKPGISFKQLDEIAYAISDNEAARLLNQARTELFQYINTAQQPAA
- a CDS encoding multicopper oxidase domain-containing protein; the encoded protein is MIKRSLSAALGSAFLAWSASAPAVTAIPETKKVELGEVEPFCNSGAPADWRKAQVLEGVEIRESRLCNPDSPAEIAAFVKGTNNISMQTLMDTNLAADALILSNDMDNDGDPDHYIIKLEVMELNGHSPDFAGVVPTYDIAPGIEPAFWVFAPKTRDMSTRSFASAEANPMLRMPAPVIRVEQGDVIWLVLENTHYFPHSIHLHGVDHPYMDFSGEGNDGVGQTSAMDVMPGQSKTYVIKPRQAGTQYYHCHVQPHTHIPLGLAGMFIVEENRPNNWVQVFNVGAGQVRHPSKAVAEKYDAEYDLHYQSVDKDLHKLPQSFNDPRLIARAINQEYDITDATDDYYLLNGRAFPYTLRESLVVVEPNQKIKLRVLNGHTEVLALHTHGHKAVETHYDGVEQRPEARVRRDVYTLAPAQRLDLELETVDDGLRSFGPGLWMMHDHVERAFTTDGMGEGGSLNLIAYKQYLDENGTPHTHGMSLAQYFTKKYWERKISPWQEVFDASLGDPETFVKAEAKPAAAAKPAAPAAEPAAPGNTGRNLFLGLLLGIAGYFAYLNRAKLLETASEWIAAVRNK
- a CDS encoding copper oxidase; amino-acid sequence: MNTKSITTRLSYLCSAGLFAVSVGAAAAEKTEIKEHTRLMDHGDGHLMDMDGGMIMGQNKDKLPGGCSRIAEDAEITVRAGHKYAKDFPGTMYGFSEHEWRFKPCTRLTVHFINEDNIRHQWMMHGLPKYLYDKGMFHLEVTGPAKISGTLILPKEDRTYLVHCDIAQHMEKGMKGELIVGKGSGTFPTIPGVTDAAIPDNYTPGPDGKVQPAVAPPTAGAEKPGESTVKKPEQTAAAPSGSWFSGSLVLGIVLGVFGTPIALRVGRERLSGMTGGDVLAMVGGFLGHMIDITLGLISRLMHSARGKKK
- the asnB gene encoding asparagine synthase (glutamine-hydrolyzing); this translates as MCGIAGLVLKGRSVQADMLQPMIERLAHRGPDGHGVFAEGGFGLAHTRLSIIDLSGGRQPILADDGRLAVVANGEIYNYVELREALEREGRRFATHSDSETIPHAYSLDPEGFAERLNGMFAFALYDGFRRRLVLGRDRLGIKPLFYAALPDRLVFASELKAILPLLPNAPTIDAGAFSQFLHAHCSTGEHTLFAGIRRLGPGEILEVDAELNLRKRRYWTPLDVTTRPLDFAEAEAEFEGLFEQVMKEHVRSDVPYGLFLSGGNDSAILLAMLSRLQAQPVRTFSIGYVDAAMKDELGDAERIAQVFGSRHTSIRLRREDLFRRIPHTVWAADDLMRDYASFPTSALSEAAAKELKVVFAGEGGDEAFGGYRRYRQPRLVWLAKNLLAPGTGGFRTRSEWWRKRSQRLFGPALAAERRNFRAPYLKAWGEAPAAWSHLQHCQYTDLVTDLPDSLLVKVDRMMMGFGLEGRVPFLDHRVVEFGLGLPDALKTDGERPKIFLRRWAERHVPKDHLYTKKRGFTVPVREWLGGEVLDRLEGKLSANPAIAEWFDTRHFPALFQAQRKKGNASREIFCLMQFAIWHRLFLERPGLKPSPDEDPLDWIS
- a CDS encoding glycosyltransferase, whose protein sequence is MKVLHVEGGRNLYGGARQVLYLLEGLERRGIDNVLVCPAGSDLAREAAAHAEVCAIPMAGDLDFRLIGRLYRIIGRVRPDLVHLHSRIGADVMGGIATRLAGVPVVHSRRQDNPEMRWAVAVKYRLHDRVVAISEGIGQVLASEGMPASKLRCVRSAIDPAPFRRAGDRAWFRTEFGLPENCTAIGVIAQLIERKGHRFLLEALPELAGRYPGLHVLIFGKGPLESSLIETARRLDLTDRVHFAGFRDDLPRILPCLDLVVHPASREGLGISLLQAAAAGVPIVASRAGGIPEAVRDGENGLLVPPGDAAALAAAIRRLLDDPELAREMGKRGQALIDREFSVEGMVEGNLAVYRELLAERGAPLS